In one window of Hyla sarda isolate aHylSar1 chromosome 1, aHylSar1.hap1, whole genome shotgun sequence DNA:
- the LOC130304142 gene encoding zinc finger protein 568-like, producing MDKDRNEMTKRILHFTLEILHLLTGEDYTIVKKTWGECVAPISHLHESGGRSRARGPIMEPPPHSLIHEKKILELIHRITELLTGEVPIRCQDVAVYFSMEEWEYVEGHKDLYQDIVMMEDHRPLTSQDGVIDRNPPERCPRPLYSQDCPEGNVPENHQGEDLMDIKVEVKDEPEEETDFVSDQQYGVIDRNPPERCPRPLYSQHCPEGNVPEKHQGGDLTNNKVEDEEERMRGHHPCMREVKEEIPGGVTPENPSKNSEGNFMLSLNDKGEDEDMMERSSGEDLLTPNVHPDLSYNNPPDHEEPSPDQPHIVTTRTDQKGGKRIRCDKCGKEFTKRSNLFTHRRIHTGEKPYSCSECGKCFTHKSSLVKHERIHTGEKPYSCSECGRCFLSKSDLVIHERSHTGEKPYSCLECGKCFSYKSSLVIHGRIHTGEKPYSCLECGKCFVSIGNLKTHQRCHTDWFCPSSGVVVCGVPLRLNLRRILFFEHRSFIHNLFYPAELRPHMSWSHDCDIITGPAVSCVEIVEKGEDLMDIKVEVKDEAEEETDFGADPQCKEGETFIGCKDGVIDRNPPERCPRPLYSQDCPEGNVPEKHQGGDLTNNKVEDEEERMRGHHPCMRKVKEEIPGGVTPENPSENSEGNFMLFLNDKGEDEDMMERSSGEDLLTPNVHPDLSYNNLPDHEEPSPDQPHIVTTRTGQKGGKRIQCDKCGKEFTKRSSLLTHRRIHTGEKPYSCSECGKCFKSKSGLVIHERCHTGEKPYSCSECGNCFISKPNLSKHVRIHTGYMPYPCSECGKCFIQKSDFVIHERIHSGEKPYSCSECGKCFTRKQDLVIHERIHTGEKPHSCSECGKCFIQKSNLAQHEKIHTGEKPYSCSECGKCFKRKSDLVVHVRIHTVKKQNSCFHVQNVGNVS from the exons atggacaaggacaggaatgagatgactaagagaatattacacttcaccttggagatcctccacctgctgaccggagag gattacacaatagtgaagaagacatggggagagtgtgtggcccccatcagccatctccatgagtcaggaggaaggagcagggcccggggccccatcatggaacctccacctcactcactgatacatgagaagaagatcctagaactcatccacaggatcactgagctgctgactggagag gttcctataaggtgtcaggatgtggcggtctatttctccatggaggagtgggagtatgtagaaggacacaaggatctgtaccaggacatagtcatgatggaggatcaccggcccctcacatcacaag atggagtcattgatagaaatccacccgagaggtgtccccgtcctctgtattcccaggactgtccagagggaaatgtcccagagaaccaCCAG GGTGAAGATCTGATGGATATTAAGGTTGAGGTTAAAGATGAACCAGAAGAGGAGACGGATTTCGTGTCCGATCAGCAGT atggagtcattgatagaaatccacccgagaggtgtccccgccctctgtattcccagcactgtccagagggaaatgtcccagagaagcatcag gggggagatctgactaataataaagtggaggatgaagaagagaggatgaggggccatcacccgtgtatgagggaagtgaaggaggaaattccaggaggtgttaccccag AAAATCCCAGTAAGAATTCTGAGGGAAACTTCATGTTATCCCTGAATGAtaaaggagaagatgaagatatgatggagcgctcctcaggagaagacctccttacccctaatgtccatccagatctatcctataataatccacctgatcatgaggaaccttctcctgaccaaccacacattgttaccacaaggacagaTCAGAAAGGAGGGAAAAGAATTCGGTGTGATAAATGTGGGAAAGAGTTTACTAAAAGATCAAATCTTTTTACACAcagaagaattcacacaggggaaaagccatattcatgctcagaatgtgggaaatgttttacacataaatcaagtcttgttaaacatgagagaatacatacaggagagaagccatattcatgttcagaatgtgggagatgttttttaagtaaatcagatcttgttatacatgagagaagtcacacaggagagaagccatactcatgtttagaatgtgggaaatgtttttcatataaatcaagtcttgttatacATGGGAGaatacacacaggagagaagccatattcatgtttagaatgtgggaaatgttttgttaGTATAGGAAATCTAAAGACTCATCAAAGATGTCACACAGA TTGGTTTTGCCCATCTTCTGGGGTGGTTGTGTGTGGCGTTCCACTTCGTCTGAATCTCCGACGTATCCTCTTTTTTGAG cacaggtccttcatccacaatctcttctatcctgctgagctccgcccccacatgtcctggtcacatgattgtgacatcatcacaggtcctgcaGTGAGTTGTGTAGAGATTGTGGAGAAG GGTGAAGATCTGATGGATATTAAGGTTGAGGTTAAAGATGAAGCAGAAGAGGAGACGGATTTCGGGGCCGATCCgcagtgtaaggagggggagacTTTTATTGGTTGTAAAG atggagtcattgatagaaatccacccgagaggtgtccccgccctctgtattcccaggactgtccagagggaaatgtcccagagaagcatcag gggggagatctgactaataataaagtggaggatgaagaagagaggatgaggggccatcacccgtgtatgaggaaagtgaaggaggaaattccaggaggtgttaccccag aaaatcccagtgagaattctgagggaaacttcatgttattcctgaatgataaaggagaagatgaagatatgatggagcgctcctcaggagaagacctccttacccctaatgtccatccagatctatcctataataatctacctgatcatgaggaaccttctcctgaccaaccacacattgttaccacaaggacagGTCAGAAAGGGGGGAAAAGGATTCAGTGTGATAAATGTGGAAAAGAGTTTACTAAAAGATCAAGTCTTCTTACACAcagaagaattcacacaggagagaagccatattcatgttcagaatgtgggaaatgttttaaaagtaaatcaggtcttgttatacatgagagatgtcacacaggggagaagccatattcatgttcagaatgtggcaatTGTTTTATTAGTAAACCAAATCTTTCAAAACATGTGAGAATTCATACAGGATATATGCCatatccatgttcagaatgtggcaaatgttttatACAGAAATCAGATtttgttatacatgagagaattcactcaggagagaaaccatattcatgctcagaatgtgggaaatgttttacacggAAACAGGATCTTGTTATACatgaaagaattcacacaggagaaaagccacattcgtgttcagaatgtggaaaatgttttatacaGAAATCTAATCTAGCTCAACatgagaaaattcacacaggagaaaagccatattcatgttcagaatgtggaaaatgttttaaaagaaaaTCAGATCTTGTTGTACATGTGAGAATTCACACAGTAAAAAAGCAAAATTCatgttttcatgttcagaatgtgggtaATGTTTCATAA